Below is a window of Phycisphaerae bacterium DNA.
GACGAGGACATGAACGGCACCTTCGTACTCGCGGGAACCGTCGAGATAACGGTTGTTAATCTGGCGGCGAGTCCAATCATGGGGCCACTTGGCACGGCGGTAACCCTAACCATAAACCCTGCGATTTCACCGCTTGTCTTCGACACGGCGACGACAGCATCCTGGACCGGTGTTTACGACCCAGTTGTTGGTCCAACCTCAACTTCATTTACAGTTCAATATTCAACCTCGGAGTTTCGAGAATCGTCATCGTCCAGTGCCACCGTCATCGTGGGCGATGGAACCAGTCCGCCGCCCGTACCCGTTGGCGGCGTATCTCCCGGGACCCTGTTGGGAACACTCACGATCAATCTGCAAGGGCTTGAGGTCGCTAAGCCCTTCAATTTTCAGGTGCCCAGTTCCGCGGTAGATTGGTTTGGTCTCGTTTATCCGGAGGATTCAGCCGGATTCCTCCCTGACCCGCCATCGCTAGCGAATTCGGCGCTCAACGAGTTGCCGATTTATGAAATTCCCGCGGAAGGAACGACCCCGGAAAACCTGAGCGCCGCCTATTTCTTTCACACGATCTGTGTATTCAGGATCGCGGAGAATGCGACCACGCTTGCGGAATCGCCTGCTACCATAACGGTAGACATCGTTACGCTGGACGCGAGCGGCAATGAGGTTGATCGGGTTTCCGATGTCGTGTTGACCAAGAATGCGAGCGACGGCGATCCGCAGCATATCACCTATCAGTCCGATTTCTCACGACCCTTCGTGTTTGTCGAGGGCACGATTGATCCGATGGAGTTTCCGGATCAAATCGTTATTGTCGCGGAAGAAGACGGGACCGCCATCGCGGTGGAGGCAACGCCATGACCAGATGCCGCGCGCTGAATCGCACGTTGCTGTTCGCCTTCACGCTGGCACTCGTCACAGGATGCAAAGACCAGCCGCCCAAGCCGACTAAGAAGCCGCCGGGGCCAATCCAGATCAATCTTCGCGTCGCAATGCTGGTTGAGACGGGTGCAGATCTTAATAATCCTCCGGCCAGTACCGGCGGGACTCGGCTTACGCGCGATCAAGTCTTGCAGCTTGTGCTCGAACTCGTCCAATTCGGAAACAACGCCGCGCCAGGATTGAAATTCAACTGGGACCAAAACATCGAGGCGTTGGAATCCGATTGCATGGACGTTCTACCTCCGCCGTTCCAGCCGTGTTTTTCTCAGTGCAGCCTGACAGGAGTGCCGAATAACAATCCCCGGCAGATCAACCTGAACTGGTTCATCGCGAATATCGTGAATCAAGGCCCTGGCGGTGGCGGCGGACTCGTCAATGGTGACAACTACATCAACGATACTTGCACGATAAACATTTATTTCACTGGCAACGTGGTTGACAATCAGAATCAACTCTTGGCAGGGGCGACGATACCACCGAACCAGATGGGCATTCCGGATTTTGTCTTTATCAATGATCTTGCCCTGACGAGCTGCACGAACCCGACCGATCCGAACCAGATTCGGGATCGCAAGACGGTTCTTCATGAAGCTGTCTGTCACTGGTTGCAACGGTTGGGGGACGCCGCCCACCCGGCCCCAACTCCTGCAAACCCATGCCCGCAAAACCTCTGTATCGGAGGCGACATTCTTCTCTCTGGCCCCTGCCAGGGCGTCTATAATGGAAAGAGACCGGCACAGGTGCCAACCGCTGTGCAACAGCAGATACTCAACCTAAATCAGGGGCGCCCACCGCCATGACAACCGAAACAATCCATCCACGGTTCCGAGTCTGTCTCGCTCTTCTTCTTGCAGCGGCGACCATGTCCCAACCTCAAACTGCGCTTGGCGACGAGCGTCCGGACCCAAAGGCGGACCTAGCCAGCATTAATTCAAGCTTGGACCGCGTGAAGTCGGGCACGGATAGCATTGCCGTGCTCGACGGATTGCAGGCTATCGCTTCACGCGACGGAGGTGACCCCTCAGTAGGGGTCATCGCCCTTCGGGCTATTGTTCATCTCGCTAAGGACGATGCGCTGATGCAGGATTATCTTCTGCGCGTGATCCGAACCGCCGCGAATGACACGGTCGTCAATGAAGCCTGCGTTCTGATTGTCTATGTTGCGGACCTGGAAGGCCGGAAGGCGCTTCTTCATGAAATCACTGACGCATGGAAAGCCGAGCGACTGCATCCGGCGATGGAGTCCTTGGCGACTCTCGGTGATCAGGCGTTCGCCGAGTGGATAGATCGCACCGTCAAGACATTGAAAGAGGATGATCCGCGAGCTCGATTCTTGAAGACGCTTGCCGAGAAGATTCAGCTTCAAAAGCCGCCAGCCAAGCTGGTCGCATACCTGAAAACGGGCGAGAAGACAATTGATCGCGCGTGGGTTATTCGTCAAGCCACTCGGCATGGAATACCGCGAACCGAAATCCGATCCGCAGTGCTGACAGCTATCGAAGCCGAGAACAAGCAGGACGCGCTCAAGTCCAATCTCGACCTTCTCATGGCATGCGAAGAATGCGGTGTGTTCACCGCTGATGACGCGTCAAAGATTCCTGTGGTCAATGATGCCAAGGGTTTTCGGGAGTTGATGACACATGAGGGTCCGTCTCCGACTTGGGCTACGCTGCCGCAGACGCTCAGAGCAAGATTTTATCGGATAGATGCGTCAATGGTTCGTAATTGAAGGGTCAGGTTAACCGTGACGTGTACGGTGCGTTTTGATGTTCTTCTGATATTCCCTTGCATCCTTTTGAATGCCAGCGCCTTCGCTGATTCGCCGACACTCGGCGACGCTCTGAAAACGCTACACAGCCCGAAGGCGGACAACCGCCTGTCCGCCGTATATGTCGAGGCAATCGGCGTCGTCGGGAAACAGGCAAAGTCTGGCGACGCCGAGGCATTCAACAGTTTGCTCGGATGCGTCAAAGCGGAGGAACTGGCGTCACCTGTGCGCGCCGAAGCGCTGCGCGTCGCAATCAGCCTTGCCGACGAAAAACAGTTCGCCACACTTTCGGCCGCTATGGCAGGCATCGCCAAGGGAATTCCAAGCCCGGGAACCGATAGCATTGCCAAGCCTGAATACTATGCTGGTTCCTCTTTGCTTGGGATCTTTCTTGACGCGTTGCCGCGTGCCACTTCGGAGCCGGCAGCGTTGCTCGCCTCACTTCGGGATTGGGCGATTGCGGACGTTACTCGCTGGGAGTTCGGTTGGGTGTATGATAAGGCAGTGACAGCCATTGCCGCCGCAACAGCGAGCGAATCCGACCGGCGAAGACACCTGATCGATATCATCGAAGCAGCTCCGAAGTATCAACCGCTTCCAGACAACGCGGTAATGTTGCTGGCCGACGCCACTAGCCGTGATGTTCTTCGCGGGCTGATTACGAAGCACGCGAAGCACCAATTCAATTTCGCGGCGGCGTCGGTGCTTGCACATCTTGGCGACGCGACCATTGTTGATGCGATCAACACTCAACGGCAGAAAGAGCCCGCCGGATTCTCGCAAGGCGTCCTCGACTTCTACCTACGGCAGATCGAGGTTCAGAATCCGCCCGCCAAGCTGTTGGAGTTCATCGGCTCGGCCGATCATCCGTCAGTCCAGGCGACGACGTGGGCACTTGAGCGGGCGTCACAACTCGGACTCGACAAGGCAGCGATCCGCGCAGCATTGGTTAGCCATTGCAAGCAGTACAATGACCCGTCGGACAAGGCTTGGATGACGAAGCGTCCGCAAGTGGTTGCTGTCGCGACGGGAACAGGCATCCTTTCCCAGGATGACCGTGCTATTCCACCCGCCAATCCAGTACCACCGTCGCCGTACGGTCAGTTCTCGCAAGCGGACAAGCACTGACCCTGATTCGACGGAATTATCTCAATCAAATTCTCCACCGCCGCCGTTCTGGTTTCCAAACAAGCTACCATCGCGAAGATGCATAGCGGCGTCAAGTTCGTATCATCCTACGTGCGAGCGCACTGGCCACGATCCGTCAATTTCCGGACCTCTCGGAAAATCGAAGCGGACGTAGCGAGCGGCTCCGTCGCGTTTCCGCGCCATGTTCGATAACCCCCAGCCTTCTGCAGACCGATGAAGCGCTGGAGGTCTGCCGATGTGGCCCTGCCGTGGCATTGCCGAACACGCATACTGTCCGCGACTGTTCTATTACATGACGGTCGAGGGCGTCTTTCTACCCAGCGCCGACACTGAGCAAGGCGCAGGCGTGCATCGCCGTGTCGATTCTCCGAGCGAAGCGCCACCATCGCCGCGCAAGTCCGAGGCCAAGCGGAGCAACGGGCGCAACAAGACAGAAAAACTGGAGGAGACAGAAAACGACCCCGACCGCCCACGAGCAGTGCGAAGTCTCGCGCTTACCAGCGAAAAACTCGGTCTGACAGGCACGCTTGATCTTACGGAGATAGAAGGTGCAAGAGCCGTTCCGGTCGAATATCGGAAGGGTCGCGCACGCCGCAACGGCCACGGCCAGAGCGAACCGGTTGATGATATGCTGGAGGAACCGCGCTTGTTGCCAGGTCCCGAGCCGTGGCCGGCGGACCGCATCCAACTTGGGCTACAGGTCTTATTGCTTGAGGAGGCTGGGTATTCGGTTCCCGAAGCCTTTCTCTATTACGCCGCAGAAAAACTGCGGCTGCGAGTGCCGGTCGATGATAAGCTGCGGGAGAATGCGCTCGCCGAACTCGAATCTGCGAAGCGAACCGCCGAAGGCCAACGACCGCCGCCTCTCGTCAACGATCCGCGCTGTCCGCGATGCTCGCTCCAACCGATTTGCCTGCCTGACGAAATCAACCATCAGAAATTGACCGCATTGACTGTCGAAGGCCAGCCAATCGATGAACAAATCACACCACGACGACTTTGGCCGCCGCGTGATGATGGCATCCACGTCGTGCTTCAACGCGAAGGCGTGCGAGTCGGCGTTCGTGGACAATCGGTTCGCGTCACGGACAAAGACGGCGAAGTCGTGCGCGAGTTCCCGCTTGCGAATGTCGAATCGCTCGCGGTGCTCGGCGGAGTCCAACTTTCGACGCAAGCGCTCACCGTTTTCGCCGAGCAGGAAGTTCCCGTCGCGTTTCTCTCATCAGCAGGAAGACTTGCGGCCATCATGGACCCGCTCGGGCCGACAAGCGCCGCCGTGCGCGCGGCACAGGTCCGCGCGTTGGACCGGCCAGAAAAGGCGCTCGAACTAGCCCGTGCTGTTACCATTGCAAAAATCTCGAATCAACGAACCCTTCTCATGCGCAATCACGTTGGTTTGTCCGCACGGGTCGCTTCCGATTTGCAGGAGGCGCTGACCGCGGCGCAACGAGCACTGACGATTGATGAACTTCGCGGTCACGAAGGCAATGCTGCCGCAATCTACTTCCGGCACTTTGCGGGAATGTTCAAGCAGGGTCTCGTTGAAATCGCCAACCGGTTCGACGTAAACGGGCGGCAACGCCGTCCACCGCCTGATCCGATCAATGCTGTATTGTCGTTTGCATACTCCATGCTCACGAATGAATGCGCGGCGGCATGTCGTTTGGCCAGTCTTGAGCCGACGCTGGGGGCATTGCACTCGACGCGGCCGGGTAGACCAGCCCTTGCCCTTGACCTCCTTGAGCCGTTCCGTCCTATCGTGGCCGACTCGGTCGCGGTTTCCGCCTTCAACCGTGGAGAGCTAACCGAAGGTCATTTCATGAACGCAGCGTCCGGCTGCGCCCTAACGGACGCCGGTCGCAAGGCGTTCTTTTCTGCTTACGGGCGACGCATGGATACCGAAGTGTCACATCCCGTATTCGAGTACCGGCTTTCGTACCGCCGCATGTTGATGCTTCATGCCCGACTGATCGCGGCATGGATGCTCGGCGAGATGCCGTCGCTTTCGTTCCTGACGACGCGGTAGCGTTGATGAGCTGTTCGGAGATATCGACATGCGACGATGCTATCTCGTCTGCTACGACATACGCGAGCCAAAGCGGCTTCGCCGAACGCACAAGACGATGAAAGCCTACGGCGAGGCATGGCAGTATTCGGTTTTCTATTGCACGCTCAAAGACATCGACCGCGTCCGCATGGAGAACGCCCTCCGCGAGGTCGTGAACCTCCGAGAAGATCAAATCCTGATCGTGGACCTGGGCAGCAACGAAGAAGCCGCCCGCGAATCGGCCATCGTCCTTGGCCAATCGCTGCCTGAACAAGATA
It encodes the following:
- the cas1 gene encoding CRISPR-associated endonuclease Cas1 codes for the protein MWPCRGIAEHAYCPRLFYYMTVEGVFLPSADTEQGAGVHRRVDSPSEAPPSPRKSEAKRSNGRNKTEKLEETENDPDRPRAVRSLALTSEKLGLTGTLDLTEIEGARAVPVEYRKGRARRNGHGQSEPVDDMLEEPRLLPGPEPWPADRIQLGLQVLLLEEAGYSVPEAFLYYAAEKLRLRVPVDDKLRENALAELESAKRTAEGQRPPPLVNDPRCPRCSLQPICLPDEINHQKLTALTVEGQPIDEQITPRRLWPPRDDGIHVVLQREGVRVGVRGQSVRVTDKDGEVVREFPLANVESLAVLGGVQLSTQALTVFAEQEVPVAFLSSAGRLAAIMDPLGPTSAAVRAAQVRALDRPEKALELARAVTIAKISNQRTLLMRNHVGLSARVASDLQEALTAAQRALTIDELRGHEGNAAAIYFRHFAGMFKQGLVEIANRFDVNGRQRRPPPDPINAVLSFAYSMLTNECAAACRLASLEPTLGALHSTRPGRPALALDLLEPFRPIVADSVAVSAFNRGELTEGHFMNAASGCALTDAGRKAFFSAYGRRMDTEVSHPVFEYRLSYRRMLMLHARLIAAWMLGEMPSLSFLTTR
- the cas2 gene encoding CRISPR-associated endonuclease Cas2, with protein sequence MRRCYLVCYDIREPKRLRRTHKTMKAYGEAWQYSVFYCTLKDIDRVRMENALREVVNLREDQILIVDLGSNEEAARESAIVLGQSLPEQDSGMVVI